A single Botrytis cinerea B05.10 chromosome 1, complete sequence DNA region contains:
- the Bcmet16 gene encoding Bcmet16, which yields MGHHRESSASNHESGYASGASSQGSLPQIVLTKPHLKFINASLNNLQPIDILRWAKITFPNLYQTTAFGVTGLVTLDMLSKLQKETPELPSVDAIFLDTLYHFNETLELVEKTKTKYPNVNLHVYKPEGCQNVGEFEGKHGKELWKTNADLYDWVAKVEPAQRAYSELDVAAVLTGRRRSQGAKRESLDIVEVDEAGLIKINPLAGWSFKEVQNYIKENDVPYNDLLDRGYKSVGDWHSTEPVKEGEDERAGRWKGTEKTECGIHNKRSKYAQYLYEMEQKKQQEELSAALEKVQVREGKIENITVGV from the coding sequence ATGGGACACCACCGCGAATCATCTGCCTCGAATCACGAGTCGGGATATGCTTCTGGAGCATCTTCTCAAGGCTCTCTTCCCCAAATCGTCCTCACAAAGCCTCACCTCAAGTTCATCAATGCATCACTCAACAACCTTCAACCCATAGACATTCTCCGATGGGCCAAAATAACCTTTCCAAACCTCTACCAAACCACTGCTTTTGGAGTAACAGGTCTTGTCACACTTGACATGTTAAGTAAGCTTCAAAAGGAAACACCAGAGCTACCAAGCGTCGATGCTATCTTCCTTGACACCTTGTATCACTTCAACGAAACACTTGAATTGGTTGAGAAGACCAAGACTAAATACCCAAACGTAAACTTGCATGTTTATAAGCCAGAAGGTTGCCAAAATGTTGGAGAGTTCGAGGGAAAGCATGGTAAAGAGCTATGGAAGACCAACGCCGATTTGTATGATTGGGTTGCCAAGGTCGAACCCGCTCAACGAGCATACAGTGAGTTAGATGTTGCTGCAGTCTTGACtggcagaagaagaagtcaagGTGCAAAGAGAGAGAGCTTGGACATCGTCGAGGTGGACGAAGCTGGCTTGATTAAGATCAACCCTTTGGCAGGATGGAGCTTCAAGGAGGTACAAAACTATATCAAGGAGAATGATGTCCCATACAACGACTTGTTGGATCGTGGATACAAGAGTGTTGGAGATTGGCACTCAACTGAGCCAGTAAAGGAAGGGGAGGACGAACGTGCTGGAAGATGGAAGGGCACTGAGAAGACCGAGTGCGGAATTCACAACAAACGATCGAAGTATGCACAATACCTGTACGAAATGGAACAAAAGAAACAACAAGAGGAACTTTCCGCAGCATTGGAAAAGGTCCAGGTTAGGGAAGGGAAGATTGAAAACATTACTGTCGGGGTTTAA